The window GTGGGCGAGGGGCCGATCTCGATGCCCTCCGCCTCCTGGTTCAGCTCATGGGCCAGGCCGAACAGCTCCACCAGGGTCTTGCCGGCCGAGGCCACGGCATCGCGGGGGGAGATGGCGGGCTTGGTCTCGACGTCGACGATCAGGCGGTCGAAGTCGGTGCGCTGCTCGACACGGGTGGCCTCGACCTTGTAGGTCACCTTGAGCACCGGGGAGTAGATCGAGTCGATCGGCACGCGACCGATCTCGCCGTCCACCGACTTGTTCTGCGAGGCGGAGACGTAGCCGCGACCGCGCTCGACGATCAGCTCGATCTCCAGGCGGCCCTTGTCGTTCAGGGTCGCGATGTGCAACTCGGGGTTGTGGATCTCCACGCCTGCCGGAGGGGTGATGTCGGCGGCGGTCACGCTGCCCTCACCCTCCTTGCGCAGGTACATCACGACGGGCTCGTCGTTCTCCGAGGAGACGACGAGGTTCTTGATGTTCAGGATGATCTCGGTGACGTCTTCCTTGATCCCGGGGACGGTGCTGAACTCGTGCAGCACGCCGTCGATGCGGATCGAGGTGACCGCGGCACCGGGGATGGAGGACAGCAGGGTGCGACGCAGGGAGTTGCCGAGCGTGTACCCGAAGCCGGGCTCGAGCGGCTCGATCACGAACCGGGAGCGGTTGTCCGACACGACCTCTTCGGTCAGCGTGGGGCGCTGTGCAATGAGCACTGTGTGTCCTTTCGGCGAGCGTCCGCCATATGACGCTCAAAAGGGGGCGGGGGCGAGGTGGGTGGTCCAGCGTGCGAGGCGCGGCGGCACGGGCCGACGACCGCGCGGGGTGGGACTCCGGCGTGCGGTCGCGCAGGGGCGACCGCCACGGTGCGGGGTCTCAGACGCGGCGGCGCTTCGGCGGGCGGGTGCCGTTGTGCGGCTGCGGGGTGACGTCCTGGATCGAACCCACCTCGAGGCCGGTCGCGGTGAGCGAGCGGATCGCGGTCTCTCGGCCGGAGCCGGGGCCCTTCACGAACACGTCGACCTTCTTCAGGCCGTGCTCCTGCGCCCGGCGCGCGGCGGCCTCGGCGGCCATCTGCGCGGCGTACGGGGTGGACTTGCGCGAGCCCTTGAAGCCGACCTGGCCGGCGGAGGCCCAGGCGATCACAGCGCCGGTGGGGTCGGTGATGGAGACGATCGTGTTGTTGAACGTGCTCTTGATGTGAGCGTGTCCGTTGACGACGTTCTTCTTGTCCTTGCGGCGCGGCTTGCGCGACGCGGTACGGGTCTTGGTTGCCATGAGGCGGAACTCCTCGTTCGGGTTCAGATGATCTGTGCGCCGGATACCTCAGCGGCGCGGAAAGACTGCTGGTGTCGGTGCGGGCCGGACACGCTGGAGCCGGGGCGGATGCCCTGGATCAGCGGGCCTTCTTCTTGCCCGCGACGGTGCGCTTGGGGCCCTTGCGGGTACGGGCGTTGGTCTTGGTGCGCTGACCGCGCACCGGCAGGCCGCGGCGGTGACGCAGACCCTCGTAGCTGCCGATCTCGACCTTGCGGCGGATGTCGGCGGCCACCTCGCGGCGCAGATCGCCCTCGATCCGGTAGTTCGCCTCGATGTGATCGCGCAGCTGGACGAGCTCCTCGTCGGTCAGCTCGCGCACTCGCTTGTCGCCGGAGACGCCGGTCGCGGCCAGGGTCTCCAGGGCGCGGGTGCGTCCCACGCCGAAGATGTACGTCAGGGCGACCTCGAGGCGCTTCTCGCGCGGGAGGTCGACTCCAACCAGACGTGCCATGTGCAGTTCTCTCCTACTGTTCCGGAGGCCTGATCCGACACCTCGCCCGGGTTCTGCCCCATGGCGCCGCAGCCTCCGACTGCGGGTGGCCGGTCCTGGACCGGTGGTGTCGACTCTTCTGTTGTGTGCCCGGTTGCCCGGGCGTGCCCCGAGGGGCTGCCGCATCGCGGCTGTCACGGCAGGAGCCGGACGAACGGATGGCTCCGTTCAGCCCTGGCGCTGCTTGTGACGGGGGTTCGAGCAGATGACCATGACGCGCGAGTGGCGACGGATCACCTTGCAGTTGTCACAGATCGGCTTGACGCTCGGCTTGACCTTCATAGCTTCCTTCTCCCGGGACGAATCACTTGTAGCGGTAGACGATGCGGCCCCGGTCGAGGTCATAGGGGCTCAGCTCGACGACCACGCGGTCCTCGGGAAGGATGCGGATGTAGTGCTGGCGCATCTTCCCGGAGATGTGCGCGAGCACCTTGTGCCCGTTGTCGAGCTCGACGCGGAAACGCGCGTTCGCGAGCGCCTCCGTGACCGTGCCCTCGACCTCGATCACGCCGTCCTTCTTGGCCATGCCTCCCCAATCTCTCGCACCGCCTCGACGGCGACCGAGTTCCGCATTCCTGGAACGCACACCTCGGACACGCTGGGCGAGTACGGTGGTCTGCGATGGTGCACTTCCCTGCTGCACGCGGGCACGGGAACCCTTGCGACCGGGTCGCTCAGGATCTGCAAGCCATCTGCAGCCGTCTCCCACGTGCGCTCACACGGAGCACACCCGATCGACCAGCCTACACGGCGGCGCGCGGATGAGCGAGGGGGTAGCGGGATGACCCCGGTCACGCAAGGCGTCCGTGCAACTCAGGCCACGTGGATCTCAGCGGGTCAGCGGATCCGGTGCGATCGTCACGCCGAGTGCGGCGAGCTCCTCGCGGCCGCCGTCGGCCGCGGTGAGCACCAGGATCCCCTCGGAGGTGACCGCCACGGAGTGCTCCCAATGGGCGGAGCGACCGCCGCCGGTGGCGCGCACGGTCCAGTCGTCGTCCTCCAGCACCCAGTCGCCGGGGCCCTGGATGAGAATCGGCTCGATCGCCAGGCACATGCCGGGCCGCACCTTCGGGCCGCGCGAGCGGGTGCGGTAGTTCATCACGTCCGGCGGCTGGTGCATGGCCGTGCCGATGCCGTGCCCGCCGAAGTCCTCGAGGTGGGAGAGGGTCTCGCCCGCCTCCGCAGCCACGAAGTCCTCGATCGCCTCGCCGATCTCCCCCACCCTCTGGGCGGTGGCGAGGGCGGCGATGCCGGCCCAAAGGGCCTGGCGGGTGATGCGCACCAGGTCCACGTCGGCCTCGCGGCGAGGGGTGCCCACGATGTGGGTGCGGGCGGCATCGGAGTGCCATCCCTCGATGATCAGCCCGGCGTCGATGGAGACCACATCGCCCTCGGCGAGCACCTGGTCCCCGGGGATGCCGTGCACCACCACGTCGTTGACGCTGATGCACAGCGAGGCCGGGAAGCCGTGGTAGCCGAGGAAGTTGGGGGTGGCGCCGTGCTCGCGGATCATCGCCTCGGCGAGCGTGTCCAGCTCACCGGTGGTGATGCCGGGGCGGATCTGCTCGCCGAGCATGTCGTGCACCTGCGACAGCAGCATCCCGCTGCGCCGCATCACGGCGATCTGCTCGGGTGTCTTCAGCTCCACCCGTTCCCGGCGCAGCACGCTCATCGTGCGTCGGGCGCTCCCAGCGCTGCCAGCAGTGCGGCGGTGACATCGTCGATCGAGGCCATGCCGTCAACGCGGCGCACCAGCCCGCGCTTCTCGTACACGTCGACCAGGGGGGCCGTCTGCTCGGCGTACACCTCGAGACGGCGGCGGATGGTCTCCTCGGTGTCGTCGCTGCGGCCCTGCTCGGCACCACGGGCCACCAGGCGCTGCACCACGGCGTCACTGTCCACCTCGAGCAGCAGAACCGCGTCCAGGGAGGCACCGAGGTCGGCGAGCACCGCGTCCAGGGCGTCCACCTGGTCCAGGGTGCGGGGGTAGCCGTCCAGCAGGAAGCCCCCGGTGGCGTCGTCCTCGGCCAGTCTCGAGCGCACCATGTCGTTGGTGACGGAGTCCGGCACGTACTCGCCCTTGTCCATGTACGACTTGGCGAGCACGCCGAGCTCGGTCTGCTGGGAGACGTTGGCTCGGAAGATGTCCCCGGTGGAGATGGCGGGGATCGCCAGGGCCTCGGCGATGCGGGTCGCCTGGGTGCCCTTGCCGGCACCGGGCGGGCCCACGATCAGCAGGCGGCGGGCTGCCGGCGCATCGGCCGACGGGGTCTGTGCGGGGGTGGTCACCGGAGGATCCCTTCGTAGTGGTGCTGCTGGAGCTTCGCGTCGATCTGCTTCACGGTGTCCAGACCCACGCCGATGATGATCAGCAGTGAGGCGCCGCCGAGCGGGAAGTCCTGCGAAGCGCCCAGGTACACCAGGGCGAACAGCGGGATCAGGGAGATCACCGCGAGGTAGATGGCACCGGCGGTCTGGATCCGGTTGATCACGTAGGTGAGGTAGCGCTCGGTGGGCTTGCCGGCGCGCACGTTGGGCACGAAGCCGCCGTACTTCTTCATGTTGTCGGCGATCTCCTCGGCGTTGAACGTGATGGACACGTAGAAGAAC is drawn from Brachybacterium muris and contains these coding sequences:
- the rpsM gene encoding 30S ribosomal protein S13, with the translated sequence MARLVGVDLPREKRLEVALTYIFGVGRTRALETLAATGVSGDKRVRELTDEELVQLRDHIEANYRIEGDLRREVAADIRRKVEIGSYEGLRHRRGLPVRGQRTKTNARTRKGPKRTVAGKKKAR
- the rpmJ gene encoding 50S ribosomal protein L36, with protein sequence MKVKPSVKPICDNCKVIRRHSRVMVICSNPRHKQRQG
- the rpsK gene encoding 30S ribosomal protein S11, which encodes MATKTRTASRKPRRKDKKNVVNGHAHIKSTFNNTIVSITDPTGAVIAWASAGQVGFKGSRKSTPYAAQMAAEAAARRAQEHGLKKVDVFVKGPGSGRETAIRSLTATGLEVGSIQDVTPQPHNGTRPPKRRRV
- a CDS encoding adenylate kinase — its product is MTTPAQTPSADAPAARRLLIVGPPGAGKGTQATRIAEALAIPAISTGDIFRANVSQQTELGVLAKSYMDKGEYVPDSVTNDMVRSRLAEDDATGGFLLDGYPRTLDQVDALDAVLADLGASLDAVLLLEVDSDAVVQRLVARGAEQGRSDDTEETIRRRLEVYAEQTAPLVDVYEKRGLVRRVDGMASIDDVTAALLAALGAPDAR
- a CDS encoding DNA-directed RNA polymerase subunit alpha; its protein translation is MLIAQRPTLTEEVVSDNRSRFVIEPLEPGFGYTLGNSLRRTLLSSIPGAAVTSIRIDGVLHEFSTVPGIKEDVTEIILNIKNLVVSSENDEPVVMYLRKEGEGSVTAADITPPAGVEIHNPELHIATLNDKGRLEIELIVERGRGYVSASQNKSVDGEIGRVPIDSIYSPVLKVTYKVEATRVEQRTDFDRLIVDVETKPAISPRDAVASAGKTLVELFGLAHELNQEAEGIEIGPSPTDQAMAADLALPINDLNLTVRSYNCLMREGVHTVGELTARSEADLLDIRNFGQKSIDEVKAKLAELGLSLKDSPAGFDPSALDSYSDDFGDQY
- the infA gene encoding translation initiation factor IF-1; its protein translation is MAKKDGVIEVEGTVTEALANARFRVELDNGHKVLAHISGKMRQHYIRILPEDRVVVELSPYDLDRGRIVYRYK
- the map gene encoding type I methionyl aminopeptidase, which gives rise to MSVLRRERVELKTPEQIAVMRRSGMLLSQVHDMLGEQIRPGITTGELDTLAEAMIREHGATPNFLGYHGFPASLCISVNDVVVHGIPGDQVLAEGDVVSIDAGLIIEGWHSDAARTHIVGTPRREADVDLVRITRQALWAGIAALATAQRVGEIGEAIEDFVAAEAGETLSHLEDFGGHGIGTAMHQPPDVMNYRTRSRGPKVRPGMCLAIEPILIQGPGDWVLEDDDWTVRATGGGRSAHWEHSVAVTSEGILVLTAADGGREELAALGVTIAPDPLTR